Part of the Capsicum annuum cultivar UCD-10X-F1 chromosome 12, UCD10Xv1.1, whole genome shotgun sequence genome is shown below.
TTCTCTCACTCCCACTGTCGTCTCTCTCTTTCTCTAAACCCTTTCTCTCACTTCACTGTTGTGTCTCTCTCTCTAAACGCTAGAAATTGGTAGTGTCTATCTCAAGAATTTGCGGTGATGGTTACGGTGATGATAGCGATGACGGTGAGTTGCTTGATTTTGTAGTTTTCCTGCTATTTATTGGTATTTTGCATGAGTAAAAGAATGAGTTTTTGGTTGATTTTCTAAATTCATCTGTAGTGAGTTATTTCATTTGCTATGCTTGTTcagatttttagtttttggtttCATCTGTAGTGGTTTTTTTTGTGggttttgggttttttttttgtggtttttggTTTGCAACACTACAGCTGAAACTATAAGGATTCTACGATACAATCCTATTAGATTTTTATCGATTGGTGCATTTTTAATATGCCATTTTTTTGCTTTTCGGTTATCGAATTTCTTAGTTTGGTGAGGGAATTGAGGCAAAAATTTGGTGATGATACTGCGATTTGTCTTTGTTACCTTGTTCATAACCCTGAGATACTTGCATTTCTGATAAATTCGGTGAAGCTGTTGTCGCTAACTTCTGTTTGTCCTGTGACTGAGAAACAAGGCCAAGGCCAAGCAAATTTCTCTCTGGAATCTCTCAGTTCaggtttgaattttgattttatatttatagtaCATTTGAAATTTAGCTCGGTTTCAGGTGTATTCATATGCTCTATTCGTATAACTTTAGCATTATGGATTCATAGTAACATTATGTATACTTGAAACTTGAAGTTTTTATGCACCTTGCTCTCATCCTTAGCTCTTCTTGCTGAATCTTTGCCTGTTGAGTCCGCTGAGGAACAATCGTCTCTTCTAGCTAGTCAGTGGAGCAAAAATTGGTGTCCTGTTTCTGGCATTCTTCTCAACACAAGTTTCTTTACACTTGATAAGCTAAGCCTATGTAAGGCAAAAGCTAAGAAGGTATAGTAAAATATCTTTTCACACAAATTGCTACTTAATTTAATGAATTAGTTAAAGATATGATTACTTTTGCTTCTTcttgattttctattttatttctaaaaacaTGAGTAGTTCAAAAGTACACCCAAGAAGAGTTGTGGTAGaacaataaatttgaaaaatttcataaataactaTTGAAACTAAGTGAATCATTGAAAACTAATGGTACTTTAAGCCATGAAATGTATGAAAACTACActgttgatatttttttcttctattattgttttggttctcttgtttttgtttctcttctctgTTATTATTGTTTGGCGTTCTTATgtagatgaaaaataaagatcGTACATGGATATATAGTAGAACTTATCCTAACCGTGTGGGGTTGAGGGAGGAATATAAAGCTGGGGTAGCTGGATTTATTACTAAAAAAATGACACTTGATGATTTTCTTACCAAAGGGACAATCAGGTGTCCTTGTTGGAATTGGAAGTGTTGCAAGTTATTGAGTCCAGATGTTattacattacatctttatagGAAGAGTTTTATGGTGAGTTATACTGTGTGGATAGCTTATGGAGAGAGTAGTGATGCTAATGATTTTGCTTTTCAGAATTTTGTTGAAATCtaataagagagaataatgttgaaagttcACGATATCGTGAGATGATCAGGGATTCTTTTGGGACACACTCAGGGGCTCAAAATGAATTAAATGATGAGGCTAAGCACTTTTATAAATAGTTACAAGAAGCTTGTCATCcattgtttgaaggatcagtgcaTTCTAAGTTATCTGGTGTCGTTTGGTTGCTTAGTATTAAGTTagattattctatttctcaagaGGGAATTAATTCTATCATTGAACTTATGAATGAACTTAACCCTAATAAACTTGACTTACCCAAAGATTTCTACACAACAAAGAAGTTGGTTTCTAACTTAGGACTATCATCAGAGAGGATTCACTATTACAAGAAAGGTTGCATGTTATTCTATAATGAAGATGCAAATTTAGAACATTGCAAATTTTGTAATCAGCCTTGTTATAAGAAGTTTTATAAGATACGAATCTCATTGCCTAAAGATAGTTTTTCCATTGTATCCATCAactcaatttatgattttatattaaattattttgcaGACAAAGTGTTCATGGAGTGATTGTCATACTAATGAAGTAgatcatatatttttattgaaagcAGCTCTACAGGTCAAAGAACACTTGTATGAGGCCCGAAATAAATTGGTAAAACCTAGTTGGTTGAATGATGAAGTGTGGTCTAAGTTCTTGATATTATGGGATACTCCTGAATATAAGGCGAAGAGGGAACGAGGAAAGGAAAATTGAGCCTCTGAAATGGGTAGCTCACTGCACACCAGAAGTTCAATGAGTTTTGCTACTCACCAAAGAAGATTGGTACTATTTTTGTCCAACCTTTTTATccattttctcctttatttcattaCAACAGAAAAGTATTTGTTTATGAGTCTCCAGTTTAATCCATACGGCTCTGGACTTCTGTGAAACTATGCCCTCTTCAGTGTGACTTACTAAGATAGTACTATGGCATGTATTAGTTTCTTTAATTCACCCTACCAAACAACCAACTAGTGTTTTGGCTTCTGTTGAGGTTTGAATCGGAGACCTTTATCAATGTAATTTTATTTCAAGAAGAAGTGACAAGATGGTCCTGGTAAACCACTTGAATGATAAGTTGAAGGTGAATAACTAAATTTTATACATATAGTTGACCGGAAATACTCCAGATGAATTATGATAAAGTATTGTGCATCTGTAATAGATTTCTTAATCTATTCATATTTGCTGAACGACATACTTATGGTAAAGCTGCCTTTGATACAAAGGCATGGTCTTAtgctatgttgcttggactctccaaaaTTATTGCAGCACCTCTATCTTTAAAATGTGACCTTCATTGCAATTGTTTCCACTATAggtgaatcaaaatattttttttgtacagTTTTACATTCTAGTTTCTTTCTCATGAGCCATAAGGAGCTTAGAAAGGAGCACGGTGTTGTTTGGTAATTCTGCAGGTCATGGGCTGACTAAATAACTATTGGGAGCATTGAGCACTAGAGTACTAAAAAGTGTATTGCTGATTGCATTTACGAGAGAGTAATAAATTGAGTTTGTTTTGTTTCTTGGTAAAACCATGTTTTGTGGCATATGATGGACTATGCTTTGTTTATTGTTGTCAACTTGAATTATCAAAACTGCAGGAacacttcttttttttgttgCAAATAATGTGATTGAACATATCGTGCATTTTGTAGTTAATCACATAGGTAACCAGTACTTTCAGTGTGAATATTCATCATCATAGATTGAGTATTTGTTTTACTATATTTAGGCTAACATCATATATTCTGGGTTCATATCTCATTTGAACCTGGGTACAATTCACAGCCTTTAAAAGGTTACCAGTAACAAAGAAGCTCGTGGTTGCTGCATACACAAAATCTTTGATTATGTTCCAAGCCTTCTTGTAGAAATAAGCATTGTATCCATCAACCCTAGCGGATTTGTCATCCCCAGTATTGTTGTCCAGTTTTCTCCTCCATCCTTCTGTAACCACAGgttcattatttattcattaagGAATTTTAGACTTACGAGTATTAAGAATTGATAAACCACAGTATTAGGAACTGAATGTTAATAGACTGAGAAAGTGATATAGTCACGAACAGGGCATCGAGGGCATTGTTATTGTTTATCTTTGTTTAGAGTATCCATATTATAAGAACAATCCTATTTGTAAGTGAAAAGGGATGGAGAACTTGTTTCAGAAAGTtgagtttttatttaaaattagcCGCAACTGAAACTTAACTTGCATTTATTAGTATTGTTTCTTGATAAACTTTGAGTGAGATATGAAGTTCTGTTTAGAACTAACTATGTCTTCGTGTTGCTTTGGTTTTTTTGTTAGTAATGTTTCTATATACTAGGGTTTACTTCTTGTTGAGAAATTTTATAAGGTTTTTTGCTAAGTTGATAGAGGGATCTTCTTTTGGGTAATGTTTGCCTATACAAATAGAGCAACATATTTACTTTCCATTCTCAGATCATCTAAGATTTGATAATTGGAAAAGAGAGTTTTGGTGAAGctttttatctctctctctctctctctctctctctctatatatatatatatatatatatatatatatatatatatatttgatcaaGTGCTTGCTATATTATTTATCAATGTAAAAAAGATACTAGAAGGTTCTGATGCAAATGCAGAACTTTAGGAATGCAGGACTTATAAAAATTTTCCATGTTCTTTAAGTCCAGACAGTGTGGAATTGATATGACCTTAATAGATGAACTTTTACAATAGCATTGACCTGTATATGGGTAAAATTTTCCATAAATTCTTAAATGGGGGATTAGATGTACCTCTTTCTACGGCCTTCGAAGACACACATAGGAAGAAAAACCCTGATGGTATAAGAGAAAAGTGGGTCGAACCACGTGCTAAGgatgcatatgtaagataataaattttatatatattattttcttattattcaaCTTAGCTTGTTTACTTAatgacaattatttatttcaggAGGGATTTCAAAAAAGCATTGAAGATTGGCTTCAAACTAAACCTGCTTTAGATAATGGTACTATAGTCCAACCATCGCCTGCTGATATGACTAGAATATGGACAACTGTGGTAGGTAGTCCAAAGAAGGGTAAAACCTACGGGCTTGGAGTTAACCAATCCTCGGGTCATTCTTCCCCAATGTTGCCCAACTCCGCTTCTATTTTGCGAAATGCGAAAGAAATGGAAGCGGTGAGAAAAACAATTGAAGAGTTGACGCAACACTGTGCATTTAGGGATGCCAAATTTTCCAAGTTTGAGGCGTTAGTCAAGAAGCATATGCCGCAAGTATTTGAGGATAGGGAAGATAGTGAATCAGATGGTTAGATTATATTGTAGTGGTTGGTTCTTGTTTATGATTGTGACATTTAGACTTAAACTATTACAATTggtgtttgttttggattgtgATGTTTAGACTTGTCTTGAAATACTTATACTATTTAATTCTgctatttgttttggatgtttcAAAGTGGTTGAATTTTTaagtttcagttttatttgtaatttttaaattctagTTGAACATGAGAGGGTATTTCGACTACAatgattgaaaataatttatttattaaataattttttatcaagtTTCTGACTACAGTAGTCTGAAGttcaataaataattatttaatatacacATTATTTCCGACTACGGTGGTCGaaagaatgataaaaattataaattatttctgaCAACAGTAGTcagaaataaagtatatattaaataattatttattaatattctaTCCACTGTAGTcaaaaaatttttatatattaaataattatttataaatattccGATCAACGTAATCGgaagatttttatttattaaagaatttttaataaatattccgACTACATTGGTCGGaaagattttatttattaaataattatttattgatatttcgGCTACCGTAGTCAGAaggtttttatttattaaataatttttaataaaaatttcgACTTCATTGGTCAgaaagtttttatttattaaataattatttttaattattaatttaatatttccGACTGTAGTAGTCGAAAATTTCCGACAGATGTGgtcgaaaatattttttcaacaagCTTTTCTCCGACTAACACTATACAGTCGGAATGTTGTCGAAATACCTTATTTTTTGACCACATTCCGAATACAAGTGTTGTCGGAAAATACTGAATTTCTGGTAGTGCAACGAGTCGTCTTGACTGATCATTGTCAGCCTTTTATCACAGTCGTCATATGAATTTCTTATGGCTGGTGATGACTCATAAGGTAATTATATGAGTCATTGCCTGACTCGTTGGGTCCCCATCTAAATCTTTTAAGTTTCAAGAATTTTCTCCATATGCTCAAAATGAGTGTCAAGACGAGTCGTAGTCTGGCCCTACGACTCGTCACCAGCTTCTGTCACCACTAATATCAAATTTGCACCTTTCaggacttttttctttttatttagaaCACCTCACCCTACGAATCATAGTCCAAACCTACGAGTCTTAGTCACTTTTCCCTTTatccttaaattttttttgtgcACTGGTCTAGCTACGACCTGAAGGATGAGTCGTAGCGTGACCCACCAACTCATTATCGAGGCAGTCTTCTAATATTTGGTACATTTTTCTTCCTTGTTCAGTTCCACTCACTTCCAACTCTATTTTCCTACAAAACTCAACAAACATATCATATTTAGATAAGAACATCGTTGGATTCACAAGATTTTCCTATTTTAAGCATCTTAAGTGCCGTAATTTTAcgaacatcaacacccttaacttaaaacatttATGTGTCCTCAGGCAAACAAAAATCCTAATTTAACTAAGATGCTTAACTctaaagcaaaaataaaatcatttaggCAACCCTTCTTCTTTTAAAACTTCTTCATAACGACACATGCAAACCGTTAAAGTATTTAACACCCTTCAAAAAATTTTCCAAAGAGAAACTTACTGCAGTGCATATGCAAATACAATTactacaaaataataagatcaggACATAGCATTACATTGTGAATAGACAATCTATCTTATTTATCATACCACTTGAAAAATAGGCAACCATTAGACTACGACCCCTTTGCCCTCATGTCAAAGAAGTCCCAACTAACTCAGTACATACAATAATATCCATTATAGGGACTGTGTCAAATCTCTCACTATCACAAAGAAGTCAGGTTTTGTGCAtttgataccataggcttgcctttattttctgcGTTTCAGCTTTCGGATAGTCGCATTAGGATCGCTATAGGTCTtttttaggcttgtaatgtaggcttggggatagGTAGGATAACTTTTGGTATCAGTCACTCATTCTTCCTTTGCACTACACTACTCTTGGCTCTACTTGCTTGgcttcctttttattttctctttttttatttatttttttctcattaggATTCGGGTGTGGTGTTCCTTTAgatcaaatttttctttattatatgtacttatttttttcaaatcataTTGCACTCGAACCCTTTTCTCTTCTTTCCTGAACTTCTGTCATAACCACGTTCAAtaatgcacccctatgatagccacccttaacttaggataTTCTCCTGAGTTAagatgcacaatgtccaaggagggatCAGAACCAAAATAGTTTCATTGTATTTGAAAATGGGATAGTGAATgagttaaagaaaaataattagtcaATGTAAGGCTCAAATTTttggatcaagggatacttatttcaTTTGGTTGGttctttaggctaaagtggactaatTCAaacatggcctatgatcctttcttaaCCTCTTATCATACCGCTTGTCATGAGACTAACCAGGTAAGTTCTAGATTACACAATACATACCGACTAGGTAAGGCACCTTTCTCACTCATGGTTTGGGGATTTAATCTACATTGCTACCTATTTGGCTCATATTAGATCATGTAGGATATCCTATCACAAATTCTAATGCCATGTCTTGATCCTACATTGGTTACATCTTAGTATATACACACACTACATCATACTACAAAATTTTGAGGGGTATCATTATAaaacctcaacttaaaataaaaataagtaagcaTGGATATACAAATCAGGTTACACCAAGTTCTTTTATTTTACTCTAAGATACACATACAACACGACACAGAAAACATCACATCATATAATAAAACACTACAAAAACACCTAAACATGCCGGTTCTAACTAAGATAATGTGGTCAGTGGGAAAAGAAACACGACAATAAAAACCTTTGGCTGTGGTGAACCTCCACCCCCACACTAAAGAagatgcattgtccccaatgcatatctataaaaatatcaaaacaagagagttatgaCATACCTGGGCACCCTAGGCACAACATCATGACGTCTCCTTGATAGGGAACTTAGACAGGGATTTATACTCTGCAATAGTGGATCCAACAATGGCCCGGGTGCTCAAATAAATGTTGTTACTGGCTGTGGACAGTACACTCAATGGTGGAGAAACATCGAGGGTCAAAACTACACTCCACTCACATCAACTATAGCTATAGTCATCATCTCACCTGCTACTAACTCATGGACCTCAGTTAGATGGTCCTTTAATGCCTGTTGGTAAGCTGCTCAGGCTACTCTCATCTTGTCTCTCCCATGACTCCTCTTACTTGCTCTCTCATCAAACTCTTTGAATTCTTTTTATTTGCCTTTTATGCCCCAAATATCGAGCACATCCTCAATA
Proteins encoded:
- the LOC107849994 gene encoding uncharacterized protein LOC107849994, encoding MGSSLHTRSSMSFATHQRRLEGFQKSIEDWLQTKPALDNGTIVQPSPADMTRIWTTVVGSPKKGKTYGLGVNQSSGHSSPMLPNSASILRNAKEMEAVRKTIEELTQHCAFRDAKFSKFEALVKKHMPQVFEDREDSESDG